In a genomic window of Myxococcus guangdongensis:
- a CDS encoding efflux RND transporter periplasmic adaptor subunit, with protein MRGTVAGGIKGVLLAAACAVAGCTKGSEEAAPPAPPVLTLGQENVARAQASELRSGPGISGTLQARTAAAVRAQVGGTILDIEAQQGQVVKQGEELARIDDATLRDQVIAARTAVATARNALQVAEAEQERSAKLAKAGVITQRDFERAQLSVAQAKGQLAEARSRHALAQEQLGRTRVVAPFAGVVSERQASAGDVVQPGAPLFTVVDPRTLRLEASVPAANLDQVKAQTPVEFRVTGYGNRAFTGQVERINPVVDPNTGQVRIYVAIPNTNLQLLAGLFAEGRVASKSVRALAVPLDAIDDSEGKPSALRVRDEKVERVSVTLGLRDDVEKRVEVRQGLQEGDVVLLGSARDEVREGMQVKVSPPREGDSPREDEGPGVGGGGAQQGEGAAPSGQPPTPSGVGAAPGAQPPTSGGQTAPGREDTLGAQPPTLGGQTAPGREDTLGAQPPTLGGQTAPGREGAPAAGGIPQGGGGVAPAEGMPPERERAPSSSPEASSRGEGGSAPMSSPDGARPTQSPRGSIEGTTQPVP; from the coding sequence ATGAGAGGGACGGTCGCTGGCGGAATCAAAGGGGTGCTGCTGGCGGCTGCCTGCGCGGTGGCCGGATGCACGAAGGGCTCGGAGGAGGCAGCGCCTCCGGCCCCGCCCGTGCTGACATTGGGACAGGAGAACGTGGCGCGCGCCCAGGCGAGCGAGCTGCGCTCCGGTCCCGGTATCTCCGGCACGCTTCAAGCCCGCACCGCGGCGGCGGTCCGCGCGCAGGTGGGCGGCACCATCCTCGACATCGAGGCGCAGCAAGGCCAGGTGGTGAAGCAGGGCGAGGAGCTGGCGCGCATCGACGACGCGACGTTGCGAGACCAGGTCATCGCCGCGCGCACCGCGGTGGCGACGGCGCGCAATGCCTTGCAGGTGGCCGAGGCCGAGCAGGAGCGCAGCGCGAAGCTGGCCAAGGCGGGCGTCATCACCCAGCGGGACTTCGAGCGGGCACAGCTCTCGGTGGCGCAGGCGAAGGGACAGCTCGCGGAGGCGCGCTCGCGTCACGCGCTGGCGCAGGAGCAGTTGGGACGCACGCGCGTCGTGGCGCCCTTCGCGGGGGTCGTGAGCGAGCGACAGGCGAGCGCCGGTGACGTGGTGCAACCCGGTGCGCCGTTGTTCACGGTGGTGGACCCGCGCACGTTGCGGCTGGAGGCCTCCGTGCCGGCGGCGAACCTGGACCAGGTGAAGGCTCAGACGCCCGTGGAGTTCCGGGTCACCGGCTACGGGAACCGCGCGTTCACCGGGCAGGTGGAGCGCATCAACCCGGTGGTGGACCCGAACACGGGCCAGGTGCGCATCTACGTCGCGATTCCGAACACGAATCTTCAGTTGCTGGCGGGCCTGTTCGCGGAAGGACGCGTCGCCTCGAAGTCGGTGCGCGCGCTGGCGGTGCCGCTGGATGCCATCGACGACAGTGAGGGCAAGCCCTCCGCGCTGCGCGTGCGCGACGAGAAGGTGGAGCGCGTGAGCGTCACGCTGGGGCTGCGCGACGACGTCGAGAAGCGGGTGGAGGTGCGCCAGGGTCTCCAGGAAGGAGATGTGGTGCTGCTCGGCTCGGCGCGCGATGAGGTGCGTGAGGGCATGCAGGTGAAGGTCTCGCCGCCGCGTGAGGGGGATTCACCACGCGAGGACGAGGGGCCGGGCGTCGGTGGTGGTGGCGCGCAGCAGGGCGAAGGCGCTGCGCCGTCAGGACAGCCTCCAACTCCCAGCGGCGTGGGTGCTGCGCCTGGGGCTCAGCCGCCCACGTCGGGTGGGCAAACGGCTCCGGGACGTGAAGACACGCTCGGGGCTCAGCCACCCACGTTGGGTGGGCAGACGGCTCCGGGGCGTGAAGACACGCTCGGGGCTCAGCCGCCCACGTTGGGTGGGCAGACGGCTCCGGGCCGTGAAGGCGCGCCCGCGGCAGGGGGAATTCCACAGGGTGGTGGAGGAGTCGCGCCTGCTGAGGGAATGCCGCCAGAACGTGAGCGTGCTCCCTCCTCGTCGCCGGAAGCCTCCTCACGGGGAGAGGGGGGCTCCGCCCCGATGTCGTCACCTGACGGTGCACGTCCCACGCAGTCCCCTCGAGGCTCCATCGAAGGCACGACGCAGCCCGTGCCCTGA
- a CDS encoding efflux RND transporter permease subunit → MFISDFAIKRPIVTITAMVTLVVFGLVALWQLETDEFPDVQAPVIAVTIVYPGASPDTVEREIVEPIEDAIFAISGVDPKETTATATDGLATFTVFFEFEKDIQEASQDIRDAISSKRADLPREMEEPVLTRFDPADAPIVSLTLTSERLDVPALSRVADPLVVGELRSVPGVAQADVIGDVEREMTVQLKPEALQAARVSLAEVVQALQSQNLAAPVGRINSKLEEESIRLKGRLENVDAFRDMVVATRDGQAIRLGQLADVFVGSEEPRTLALYDGAQAVGIDVLKSKGYSTTEVADAVRARVEALQKKLPPDVKLAIVRDAGVRVESAVENVQSALVEGALLTVLVVFIFLNSWRSTVITGLALPVSVLAAFISVWAFGFTLNTMSLLGLTLAIGILIDDAIVVRENIVRHIEMGKDHYTASREGTSEIGLAVSATTFSIVAVFVPVAFMYGVAGQWFKPFALTIACAVLVSLFVSFSLDPMLSAYWADPQVEKGARKGFISRILTRFNEWFDRQADRYKRVIAWALDHRLIMVLVAVGSLVGALVLQGTVGGAGFVPVSDRAEVELLVETPSSSSLEYTRRKVEEVTRIVREHPEVSYTYSTIGVPLPLSAPGVDQALIYVRLTPKADRDLSQDALGSKLRQELAAVGGAKVSVFTSGFGGAIKQIQLELRGPDQKMLTQLAQQVQREVEQVPGAVDVGLSTRGQKPELVVDLNRGLAGQLGVTVGQVAQVLRPAFAGLDVGDWVDPIGETRDVMVRLAPEARDNPDDLARLPILVGAVPGGTPQLIPLGQVASIEQALGPAQITHLNRERVINVQANVQGRSLTEVMRDIQARVDTVQLPAGYELTTGGESADQEEVFSRVFIALGVAVMLMYLILVIQFGSFLDPLAILISLPLSLIGVVGALLITGDTLNIMSLIGVILLMGIVAKNAILLIDFAKWSHEKGMPLREALIEAGRIRLRPIIMTTFALVAGMIPVAIGSGEGGDFRAPLGRAVIGGTITSTLLTLLVIPTVYEILVDGRTWMGRKLRKVFRFKAPQDPGHHGPPQGGGGEPRPVPQSPQK, encoded by the coding sequence GTGTTCATCTCCGATTTCGCCATCAAGCGGCCCATCGTCACCATCACCGCCATGGTGACGCTGGTCGTCTTCGGCCTCGTCGCCTTATGGCAGCTCGAGACGGACGAGTTCCCCGACGTGCAGGCGCCCGTCATCGCCGTCACCATCGTCTACCCGGGGGCCTCTCCCGACACGGTGGAGCGCGAAATCGTCGAGCCCATCGAGGACGCCATCTTCGCCATCAGCGGCGTCGACCCGAAGGAGACGACCGCCACCGCCACCGACGGCCTGGCCACCTTCACGGTGTTCTTCGAGTTCGAGAAGGACATCCAGGAGGCCTCGCAGGACATCCGCGACGCCATCTCCAGCAAGCGCGCGGACCTGCCTCGCGAGATGGAGGAGCCGGTCCTCACGCGCTTCGACCCGGCGGACGCGCCCATCGTCTCGCTGACGCTCACCTCGGAGCGGCTCGACGTGCCGGCGCTCTCACGTGTGGCGGACCCACTGGTGGTGGGCGAGCTGCGCTCGGTGCCAGGCGTGGCGCAGGCGGACGTCATCGGCGACGTGGAGCGCGAGATGACGGTGCAGCTCAAGCCCGAGGCGCTCCAGGCCGCGCGCGTCTCGCTGGCGGAGGTGGTGCAGGCGCTGCAATCGCAGAACCTGGCCGCGCCGGTGGGGCGCATCAACTCGAAGCTCGAGGAGGAGTCCATCCGCCTCAAGGGACGCCTGGAGAACGTGGACGCGTTCCGCGACATGGTCGTGGCCACGCGCGACGGACAGGCCATCCGGCTGGGACAGCTGGCGGACGTCTTCGTGGGCTCCGAGGAGCCTCGCACGCTGGCGCTCTACGACGGCGCGCAGGCGGTGGGCATCGACGTGCTCAAGTCGAAGGGCTACAGCACCACGGAGGTCGCGGACGCGGTGCGAGCGCGCGTGGAGGCGCTCCAGAAGAAGCTGCCTCCGGACGTGAAGCTGGCCATCGTCCGCGACGCGGGCGTGCGCGTGGAGAGCGCGGTGGAGAACGTGCAGTCCGCGCTGGTCGAGGGCGCGCTGCTCACGGTGCTGGTGGTGTTCATCTTCCTCAACTCGTGGCGCTCCACCGTCATCACGGGGCTGGCGCTGCCGGTGAGCGTGCTGGCGGCGTTCATCAGCGTGTGGGCCTTCGGCTTCACGCTCAACACGATGTCGTTGCTCGGCCTGACGCTGGCCATCGGCATCCTCATCGACGACGCCATCGTGGTGCGCGAGAACATCGTCCGCCACATCGAGATGGGGAAGGACCACTACACGGCGTCACGCGAGGGCACCTCGGAGATCGGGCTCGCGGTGTCGGCGACCACGTTCTCCATCGTCGCCGTGTTCGTGCCGGTGGCCTTCATGTACGGCGTGGCCGGTCAGTGGTTCAAGCCGTTCGCGCTCACCATCGCCTGCGCGGTGCTGGTGTCGCTGTTCGTCTCGTTCTCGCTGGACCCGATGCTCAGCGCGTACTGGGCGGACCCGCAGGTGGAGAAGGGGGCTCGCAAGGGCTTCATCTCGCGCATCCTCACGCGCTTCAACGAGTGGTTCGACCGGCAGGCGGACCGGTACAAGCGTGTCATCGCCTGGGCGCTGGACCACCGGCTCATCATGGTGTTGGTCGCGGTGGGCTCGCTCGTGGGCGCGCTGGTGCTCCAGGGCACCGTGGGTGGCGCCGGCTTCGTGCCGGTGAGCGACCGCGCGGAGGTGGAGTTGCTGGTGGAGACGCCGTCCAGCTCCAGCCTCGAGTACACGCGGCGCAAGGTGGAGGAGGTGACGCGCATCGTCCGCGAGCACCCCGAGGTCTCCTATACGTACAGCACCATCGGCGTGCCGCTGCCGCTGAGTGCGCCGGGTGTGGACCAGGCGCTCATCTACGTGCGGCTCACGCCGAAAGCGGACCGCGATTTGAGCCAGGACGCGCTGGGCAGCAAGCTGCGCCAGGAACTCGCGGCCGTGGGTGGCGCGAAGGTGTCTGTCTTCACGTCGGGGTTTGGCGGAGCCATCAAGCAGATACAGCTCGAGCTGCGCGGCCCGGACCAGAAGATGCTCACCCAGCTCGCGCAGCAGGTGCAGCGCGAGGTGGAGCAGGTGCCCGGTGCGGTGGACGTGGGCCTGTCCACGCGAGGCCAGAAGCCGGAGCTGGTGGTCGACTTGAACCGAGGGCTCGCGGGGCAGCTCGGCGTGACGGTGGGGCAGGTGGCGCAGGTGCTGCGCCCAGCCTTCGCGGGTTTGGATGTGGGCGATTGGGTGGACCCGATTGGCGAGACTCGCGATGTCATGGTGCGCCTCGCGCCGGAGGCGCGTGACAATCCGGATGACCTGGCGCGGTTGCCCATCCTGGTGGGCGCGGTGCCAGGCGGCACGCCGCAGCTCATCCCACTGGGGCAGGTGGCGAGCATCGAGCAGGCGCTCGGCCCCGCGCAAATCACGCACCTCAACCGCGAGCGCGTCATCAACGTGCAGGCGAACGTGCAGGGGCGCTCGCTGACGGAGGTGATGCGGGACATCCAGGCGCGGGTGGACACGGTGCAACTGCCCGCGGGCTACGAGCTGACCACGGGAGGTGAGTCCGCGGACCAGGAGGAGGTCTTCTCGCGGGTGTTCATCGCACTCGGGGTGGCGGTGATGCTGATGTACCTCATCCTCGTCATCCAGTTCGGCTCGTTCCTGGACCCGCTGGCCATCCTCATCTCACTGCCGCTGTCGCTCATCGGCGTGGTGGGGGCGCTGCTGATTACAGGGGACACGCTGAACATCATGAGCCTCATCGGCGTCATCCTGCTGATGGGCATCGTGGCGAAGAACGCCATCCTCCTCATCGACTTCGCGAAGTGGTCCCACGAGAAGGGCATGCCCTTGCGCGAGGCGCTCATCGAGGCGGGGCGCATCCGTCTGCGCCCCATCATCATGACGACGTTCGCGCTGGTGGCGGGCATGATTCCGGTGGCGATCGGCTCGGGCGAAGGTGGCGACTTCCGAGCGCCGCTGGGTCGCGCGGTGATTGGCGGCACGATTACGTCCACGCTGCTGACGCTGCTGGTGATTCCGACGGTGTACGAAATCCTGGTGGATGGCCGGACGTGGATGGGACGCAAGCTGCGCAAGGTGTTCCGCTTCAAAGCGCCCCAGGACCCCGGGCACCACGGGCCGCCGCAGGGTGGCGGTGGTGAGCCGCGCCCCGTGCCCCAGTCGCCGCAGAAGTGA
- a CDS encoding 4-alpha-glucanotransferase, protein MSRASLPEDHHRLVTQALAALDVRNLVLSIHDPSFPSLPSEDSGRGSPYSEGAALFLESARALGFTGIQLGPQGQTTEANASPYDGTLFSRNVLNVALAPLENEPWGSLLPAGRVAMLAQSRPQEAHPGERYRWAFRAQLAVLDEAWASFRRQRSEPKPSAAIQDLSRRFTSFRQRHRAWLMRDALFEVLCDEKGVPDWRPWADSLDGRLWNPAPGEESAAAARVLSLESQDGDVLERYAFLQFLVHTQHEVLRERTATWRLKLYGDLQIGFSPRDAWAWQGLFLRTYLMGAPPSRTNPDGQPWNYPVLDPEQFFMEGGEGPSQGFRPGAVLRFMDARMDKMLAEYDGLRLDHPHGLVCPWVYRSNQWDPVVAVQQGARLFSSPDLPEHPELARYALVSPEQVDRSVPRYVDGEVKSLTPEQVERFSVLFDTVVAAARRNGRELGDLLGEVLSTMPYPLGRVLARYGMGRFRVTQKADLRNPADVYRSENAAAEDWMMVGNHDTKSLWRLVGDWQWRGTLRAQADYLATRLCPEVERREAFARALATDPGRLAQAKLADLFASRARNVMVFFTDLLGMPETYNEPGTIDERNWSLRVPSDWMREYRERLRGDAAMNLPGVLAMALRAGGAPAREKHRELLAGLDRLAMELRGGA, encoded by the coding sequence ATGTCCCGAGCCTCGCTGCCTGAAGACCACCATCGACTCGTCACCCAAGCCCTGGCCGCGCTCGATGTCCGCAACCTGGTGCTGAGCATCCACGACCCCAGCTTCCCCAGCCTGCCGTCCGAGGACTCGGGACGGGGCTCGCCCTACTCCGAGGGCGCCGCGCTCTTCCTGGAGTCAGCGCGCGCCCTGGGCTTCACCGGCATCCAACTGGGACCACAGGGGCAGACCACGGAGGCGAACGCATCGCCGTATGACGGCACCCTGTTCTCGCGCAATGTCCTGAACGTCGCGCTCGCGCCACTGGAGAACGAACCGTGGGGCTCGCTGCTGCCTGCCGGCCGTGTGGCGATGCTCGCGCAGTCTCGGCCGCAGGAGGCCCATCCGGGTGAGCGCTATCGATGGGCGTTCCGCGCGCAGCTCGCGGTGCTCGATGAGGCGTGGGCGTCCTTCCGTCGACAGCGCTCGGAGCCGAAGCCGTCCGCCGCCATCCAGGACCTGTCCCGGCGCTTCACCTCCTTCCGGCAGCGCCACCGTGCGTGGCTCATGCGCGATGCGCTGTTCGAGGTGTTGTGCGACGAGAAGGGGGTACCGGACTGGCGGCCCTGGGCGGACTCGCTGGACGGGCGCCTGTGGAACCCAGCTCCGGGTGAAGAGTCCGCCGCGGCGGCTCGGGTGCTTTCGCTGGAGTCACAGGATGGGGACGTGCTGGAGCGCTATGCGTTCCTCCAGTTCCTGGTGCACACGCAGCACGAGGTGCTCCGGGAGCGGACGGCGACGTGGCGCCTGAAGCTCTATGGCGATTTGCAGATTGGCTTCTCGCCTCGCGACGCGTGGGCGTGGCAGGGACTGTTCCTGCGCACGTACCTGATGGGCGCGCCGCCCAGTCGCACGAACCCCGACGGCCAGCCTTGGAACTACCCGGTGCTGGACCCGGAGCAGTTCTTCATGGAGGGCGGCGAGGGACCGTCGCAGGGCTTCCGTCCGGGCGCGGTGCTGCGCTTCATGGATGCTCGGATGGACAAGATGCTCGCCGAGTACGACGGGCTTCGGTTGGACCATCCCCATGGGCTCGTGTGTCCTTGGGTGTATCGCTCGAACCAGTGGGACCCGGTGGTCGCCGTCCAACAGGGCGCGCGGCTGTTCTCGTCGCCCGACCTGCCCGAGCATCCGGAGCTGGCGCGCTATGCGCTCGTGTCGCCGGAGCAGGTGGACCGCTCGGTGCCTCGCTACGTGGACGGAGAGGTGAAGTCGCTGACGCCCGAGCAGGTGGAGCGCTTCAGCGTCCTCTTCGACACGGTGGTCGCCGCGGCACGACGCAATGGTCGCGAGCTGGGGGATTTGCTGGGCGAGGTGCTGAGCACGATGCCGTATCCATTGGGACGCGTGCTCGCGCGGTACGGGATGGGCCGCTTCCGCGTCACGCAGAAGGCGGACCTGCGCAACCCGGCGGATGTGTATCGCAGCGAGAACGCGGCGGCCGAGGACTGGATGATGGTCGGCAACCACGACACGAAGTCGTTGTGGCGCCTGGTGGGCGACTGGCAGTGGCGTGGGACGCTGCGAGCACAGGCGGACTATCTGGCGACGCGGCTGTGCCCGGAGGTCGAGCGCCGTGAGGCCTTCGCGCGAGCGCTGGCGACGGACCCGGGGCGACTCGCGCAGGCGAAGCTGGCGGACCTGTTCGCCAGTCGCGCGCGCAACGTCATGGTGTTCTTCACGGACCTGCTCGGGATGCCGGAGACGTACAACGAGCCGGGCACCATCGACGAGCGCAACTGGTCGCTCCGCGTGCCCTCGGACTGGATGCGCGAGTATCGCGAGCGGCTTCGCGGCGATGCGGCCATGAACCTTCCCGGAGTGCTGGCGATGGCGCTGCGCGCGGGCGGAGCGCCGGCCAGGGAGAAGCACCGCGAGTTGCTCGCGGGACTCGACCGGCTGGCGATGGAGCTGCGCGGCGGGGCGTGA
- a CDS encoding AMIN-like domain-containing (lipo)protein — translation MKRAGRWLSSLWLAGCLVGTGCSKKEEAPPHPAAELPAPDDTPAQPSGAPEGAVPRGGGVAEKPPVAGGELPPEEPGAEPSGAGSPSGGAGSPSGGAAPGGAGTPSGGGSATGSGGVTPENPKNREWTTEAVSLDRRDVPQATLRSVRAGAHPDYDRVVFEFEGAQLPGYRVEYTKEPAVQCGSGNPVTLAGKGQLQVSFTPAKAHTDAGEPTVATREMKPALPVLLELERTCDFEGEVTWVLGNKSNAPFRILELREPTRLVVDVKH, via the coding sequence ATGAAGCGTGCGGGACGCTGGCTGTCATCGCTGTGGCTGGCCGGATGCCTCGTGGGCACCGGGTGCTCGAAGAAGGAAGAGGCCCCGCCGCATCCGGCCGCCGAACTGCCAGCGCCCGATGACACTCCCGCGCAGCCCTCGGGTGCTCCCGAGGGTGCGGTTCCGCGGGGAGGTGGAGTCGCCGAGAAGCCGCCGGTGGCCGGGGGAGAGCTGCCTCCCGAGGAACCCGGAGCGGAGCCGTCGGGCGCGGGCTCGCCGTCGGGCGGCGCGGGCTCGCCGTCGGGCGGCGCGGCACCGGGCGGCGCGGGGACACCCTCGGGCGGTGGTAGCGCGACGGGCTCGGGGGGTGTCACTCCCGAGAACCCCAAGAACCGCGAGTGGACCACGGAGGCGGTGAGCCTGGACCGCAGGGACGTGCCGCAGGCCACGCTGCGCTCGGTGCGCGCGGGAGCCCATCCGGATTACGACCGCGTGGTGTTCGAGTTCGAGGGGGCGCAGTTGCCCGGCTATCGCGTGGAGTACACGAAGGAGCCCGCGGTGCAGTGCGGTTCGGGGAACCCGGTGACACTGGCGGGCAAGGGCCAGCTCCAGGTGAGCTTCACGCCCGCGAAGGCGCATACCGATGCGGGCGAGCCCACGGTGGCCACGCGAGAGATGAAGCCCGCGTTGCCGGTGCTGCTCGAGTTGGAGCGCACGTGTGACTTCGAGGGCGAGGTGACGTGGGTGCTGGGCAACAAGAGCAACGCGCCGTTCCGCATCCTCGAGCTGCGCGAGCCCACGCGACTCGTGGTGGACGTGAAGCACTGA
- a CDS encoding DUF1028 domain-containing protein has product MKWFERGSWVVALVLLASTQAAAEGSRPLNRSLFGTRAIVACDPVEQSCGMAVISFPSGVSGLVPYGRSDIAVATMALPSVDDAQGVIARIDAGEAPQAAIDAVLALDPYATIRQLAAVKLHPDGSVTTGQRSGSETSAHTCAIQGATFVVQANNMSTPDMCTAMVAGFQRAKGSLPQRLYASLVHGARAGGDNNGERSGVIRVWNTTSDTAFYTHVLAEAVVHGSTKALQELGVELNRYQGTLADVYAQDRVPLTADIARDVKRVLRKLGYYRGPMDGSWSDAAEQALYDFNWNNLFFLKPTVVENGTRKMDGVLVKFLRDADLGALTRATASAE; this is encoded by the coding sequence ATGAAGTGGTTCGAGCGTGGCTCGTGGGTCGTCGCGTTGGTGTTGCTCGCTTCCACCCAGGCGGCCGCGGAGGGGAGCCGTCCCCTCAACCGGAGCCTCTTCGGCACGCGCGCCATCGTGGCGTGTGACCCGGTGGAGCAGTCGTGCGGGATGGCTGTCATCTCCTTTCCGAGCGGCGTCAGCGGATTGGTGCCCTATGGGCGCTCGGACATCGCGGTGGCCACCATGGCGCTGCCGTCGGTGGATGATGCCCAGGGCGTCATCGCGCGCATCGACGCGGGAGAGGCGCCCCAGGCGGCCATCGACGCGGTGCTGGCGCTGGACCCCTACGCGACCATCCGACAGCTCGCCGCGGTGAAGCTGCATCCGGACGGGAGCGTGACGACGGGGCAGCGCTCGGGCTCGGAGACGAGCGCGCACACCTGTGCCATCCAGGGCGCGACGTTCGTGGTGCAGGCGAACAACATGTCCACGCCGGACATGTGCACGGCCATGGTCGCGGGCTTCCAACGCGCGAAGGGCAGCCTGCCGCAGCGGCTGTATGCGTCGCTCGTGCACGGCGCACGCGCGGGCGGGGACAACAACGGCGAGCGCTCGGGCGTCATCCGGGTGTGGAACACCACGAGCGACACGGCGTTCTACACGCATGTCCTCGCGGAGGCGGTGGTGCACGGCAGCACGAAGGCGCTCCAGGAGCTGGGCGTGGAGCTCAACCGCTACCAGGGCACGCTCGCGGATGTGTATGCCCAGGACCGCGTGCCGCTGACGGCGGACATCGCGCGGGACGTGAAGCGGGTGCTGCGCAAGCTCGGGTACTACCGCGGGCCCATGGATGGGAGCTGGTCCGACGCGGCGGAGCAGGCGCTGTATGACTTCAACTGGAACAACCTTTTCTTCCTCAAGCCGACGGTGGTGGAGAACGGCACGCGGAAGATGGACGGGGTGCTGGTGAAGTTCCTGCGGGACGCGGACCTGGGCGCGCTGACGCGGGCGACGGCCTCGGCGGAGTGA
- a CDS encoding pyridoxal phosphate-dependent aminotransferase encodes MALDLTSLPRPSRDDATVGTMARGLVGSEILRIAAEVRELVAKGRKVCNLTVGDFSPREFPIPEGLRTHITTALQAGETNYPPSDGVLDLRQAVQRFYERALGLKYPLEGIVIAGGARPIIYGTFRSVLDDGETVVYPVPSWNNNHYIHMMNAKGVVVTTDPSHGFMPTLEQLTPHLGTARLLCLCSPLNPTGTMISKDVLGAICERVVAENREREKTGKKPLILMYDQIYWVLSFGSEKHVTPVELVPEVAPYTVFVDGISKAFAATGVRVGWGVGPPSIIARMRDVLGHVGAWAPKAEQVAVARYLDDVPATESFLKEMHQRVDARLEALHKGLSRMREAGLPVRHIAPQGAIYLSVQFDLVGKSGLKTNDDIRKLLLEKAGLAVVPFQAFGLKEDTGWFRLSVGATSVAEIEDVLPRVEATLREALGAK; translated from the coding sequence ATGGCTCTCGACCTCACCTCCCTCCCCCGTCCCTCGAGGGACGACGCCACCGTCGGCACCATGGCGCGGGGCCTCGTCGGCAGCGAGATTCTCCGCATCGCCGCGGAGGTCCGTGAGCTCGTCGCCAAAGGTCGCAAGGTGTGCAACCTCACCGTGGGCGACTTCAGCCCGCGCGAGTTCCCCATCCCGGAGGGCCTGCGCACGCACATCACCACCGCGCTGCAGGCCGGCGAGACGAACTATCCGCCCTCCGACGGCGTGCTGGACCTACGCCAGGCGGTGCAGCGCTTCTACGAGCGCGCCCTGGGCCTGAAGTACCCGCTGGAGGGCATCGTCATCGCGGGCGGCGCCCGGCCCATCATCTACGGCACCTTCCGCAGCGTGCTCGATGACGGGGAGACGGTCGTCTACCCGGTGCCGTCGTGGAACAACAACCACTACATCCACATGATGAACGCGAAGGGCGTCGTGGTGACGACGGACCCCTCGCACGGCTTCATGCCCACGCTGGAGCAGCTCACGCCGCACCTGGGCACCGCGCGCCTGTTGTGCCTGTGCAGCCCGCTCAACCCCACGGGCACCATGATTTCGAAGGACGTGCTCGGCGCCATCTGCGAGCGCGTGGTCGCCGAGAACCGCGAGCGCGAGAAGACGGGCAAGAAGCCCCTCATCCTGATGTACGACCAGATCTACTGGGTGCTGAGCTTCGGCTCGGAGAAGCACGTGACGCCGGTGGAGCTGGTGCCGGAGGTCGCCCCCTACACCGTCTTCGTGGATGGCATCTCCAAGGCGTTCGCCGCCACGGGCGTGCGCGTGGGCTGGGGCGTGGGTCCGCCGAGCATCATCGCGCGCATGCGCGACGTGCTGGGCCACGTGGGCGCGTGGGCGCCCAAGGCCGAGCAGGTCGCCGTGGCCCGCTACCTGGACGACGTGCCCGCCACCGAGTCCTTCCTGAAGGAGATGCACCAGCGCGTGGACGCGCGGCTGGAGGCGCTGCACAAGGGCCTGTCGCGCATGCGCGAGGCGGGGCTGCCGGTGCGTCACATCGCGCCGCAGGGCGCCATCTACCTGTCCGTCCAGTTCGACCTGGTGGGCAAGAGCGGCCTGAAGACGAACGACGACATCCGCAAGCTCCTCCTGGAGAAGGCGGGCCTCGCGGTGGTGCCCTTCCAGGCGTTCGGCCTGAAGGAGGACACCGGCTGGTTCCGCCTGTCCGTGGGCGCGACGTCCGTGGCGGAAATCGAGGACGTGCTGCCCCGCGTGGAGGCCACCCTGCGCGAGGCGCTCGGGGCGAAGTAG